The Cyclopterus lumpus isolate fCycLum1 chromosome 1, fCycLum1.pri, whole genome shotgun sequence sequence GAATAACAGATATATCCACAGGGATTGACCACCACTAACAACCTGCATCTTTGACACAAGAAGAAGACTGAATAGTATAAGAAAGCACAAACAAGCatgcccttctctctctctctctctctctctctctctctctctctctctcttcccctctctcctctatGTTTTCTTAATATGTATCACATCCTCTTGAAAACTGAGCGATTGGGGGGAAGTTGAACCAGTAAACACACTTCCTTTTTTGGATTCCACTGGTCGAATACGGGATGAGAATAAATAGCGTCTCAGTAACCCACgtgtaaaaatatgtgtgtgtcagcacaCTAATGTAGACACGGCCGATTCAGAATCCCCCCGCATGGaatgtaacaaagtacttttaATCGAGCGCCACTTGAATGTCTCATtcttctaaatatatttattatgataaCTTCAGGAagacaacattattattatttattatgcaCTTCAGTCACTTTGATACTTTGATACAATCTATTTGCACTCAAGTAAATATGAACTGAATATTAGCGCTAGCAACCCTagatagtttccatttatagtaTAGCCTccgtttatattctgcactatttaatgttaatttcatctgtatttgtattttataatctgtatataccgttctggttagatgccaaactgcattccgttgctctgtactagtacatgtgcaatgacaataaagttgaatctaatctaatctaaaaatTATTTCAGTTACAGCGAGTAGGATTTGGGCGTCATCTAGTGGCGGGGTTGCaaattgcaaccaactgaaacttcccCCGTGTGCCAAGCGGGGTGGTCGATGTGAaaatatgtgaaaataaatgtccaGTTGTTTTTGAGTCAAGCAGACAGAGATGTCCAACATAGCTCCTAGAGGAGTATTAAAGTGTGGTTATTGAGTACGTCattgctttttgtttcttcgctgttcaaatcaaatgttttgttgtcatcatgttgttgttttgttactcTTGGAAATAAAGCCTGAGAGTACGTCACGTTCGGCCTCTTGTCACGCAAAGAGAAGTAGACTTTGTGTGGGAAAGGTCTGAGGCAGCCAGGTCTGCAAGATGatgaacaaaaaagaagaagaaaaaagagagacattgGATGACAGAGACTGAGCTCACTGATAGAGGGAACAAGATGTTTATGAACCGGATCAACACACTTGAATCTCTGCTGTGAAGCAGAGTGTGGTTTAGAGGAGTGCACATTACAAATCAAATTCAGCTCAATGGGGTAAATATTCCTAAAGAAGATGAAGGTACAGATGTAAATCACATGGCAACGTTTCACTGGCGAGTCATATTTTATAATCAATTCATCAAAAGGGGGATTGCTTCTACTATTTTATTGAGAGTAAATCTAACCATGAGGGCAGATCCTCAAGGGTGCACTTTTTCTTTAAGAGCCCCCTCTTATAAAGAGTGATCAggtgcaacattttaaaacctttaaaaacacatcacatctGCATTTTAGAGTTCATGCTCAGTAATACAACTGGGATTAACAAAATAACACATGTATTACTGTCATGGCATCTGGGCGATACATCTAATGACTGTGGTGGACTTTGTGTTGGGCTTTTCCTCAGGTGCCACCTTGAGGTTCAAATGTGTGGTTTTGCAAGAAATGTCTTGAGTTGTAGGACTCTTTACAACGAGTCCTAAAACATCAGCATTTTCACTTCCCCGGTTGGCCGACAAAAATACGTCATCCATGCAGCGTTTTATCGCCAATTGAATATGGGCCCCACATTGATGTCCCCAGAAGGATTAATTTGATTGGCGGTCCCCTAATTTTTTCTCTAAAGTGCCACCAACCGGTCAAATATAGTTTGTCCTTTGATTCATGCAAacttgacaaaagaaaagaaaaaacagtacTTGGTGATTTTTGTGCTAACAGAGCTGTCCACTGGGGTTATGTCTTGGCCTGTGGGCAAAGACTGTCTCTCTCAGGGCCATTGTTTACACTTCACAAGAAAAGTGTGTCTCTAAACTGACAAAGAATATGACTTGCTAAGGCAATTAGCTGAACACGTGACTACAGGAGGTGAGGGGCGAGGGAAGTTCTTTACTGTACAGGTAATGGGTCACACTGCCGTGCTTCTTTTCGCTTCCGGGTTGGGAGGGGACTTCCAGCATCACACACCCCCTTTCACgcgcagcaacagcagcagcagcagcggcatgCACGAGCACCCGAGTgtcacacacgcgcgcgcgcagaCCCAGCTTGTTTCCCGACAAACAAACGTGATGTTTTTGTGGCGTCACcccgaaagaagaagaaggagaataagagatggagggaggctTCACTCCGCAGCCGGAGCGTCTGCTGACATTCGTGAGGAAACTCAAAGAGGTGTTCGACGCCTGTGACTCGGACTCGGACGGGTTCATCCGCCCTGAACACTTTGTGCAGCTGGGTTCTCAGTTCGGACAAGCAGAACAGGTGAGAAGTGTCTTCAACTGTTAcctaattgtttttgtttttttcttaaactaCCTTCCGCCATAAAAGTGCAACCAAATTAAATTTCACAAGCTATTTTCTGATACGTAGGTATCGTGCCTCCATTAAAAGTTATAATTACGTTGAgatgtgatgggggggggggagttgtaTTTCTTAAGGATGAGCTCAActggagctgcagaggaggtTCCTTTTGAAAGTTCTCCAGGTTAGAGCCAAAGCAGAATGACTGTTTTGTACCTTAGTGCAGTGGGAACAGTGGGAACAGTGGGAACAGTGGGAACATTGGACATAGTAGTGATCAGTCCAGCAAAACAGTCAGATGCCCCTTTAGCTTACCTCTGTGACCTGAACGTTGTGTGCACAATAAAGTGGGAAAGTAACTGTAATGATCACCGGGCCCCTTGACCagtgcaaagcatttttggttgaaacaaagatgtaatacacagtGCTGTGTCATCAGTTTCTGATttattatagaatatatacaattcagtttatgaacttacacttatattttattgaacattttatttaataactattttcaaagtttttttttaaatggatgtttaatttaaaatgtaaaagaaatatcACGTACCCCCTGGAATGCCTTCACGTACCCCAAGGGTTAAATGAGACTTTCTTGACGTACTAAATGAGACTTTCTTGATGtcctaaataataataataataaatgttatttgtatACCTCCTTAAAACGTACTCaagacactttacatggtaaagacaaacaatagaggcacagcaaaacaagaaagatgacaatagtgagaaacaaaataaaaaaaatgggtAGCACAGGCTAaatagagagggagggggcagcaatgaAGAAGGCCCTGTCCCTCCAGGTCtgatgcttggacagagtaggggggtgaggaggttggcgtctgcagatctgaggttgcgggtgggagcgtgttggtgcaggaggtcagaaaggtatgggggggggggggggggggggggaggttgtgaagggctttgtgtgatgaatcttgaactggattctTTGCTGTACGTGGAgccagtggagcttttgaaaGATTGGGGTCATCTCAGATTGGGGTGATCTCTGGAGCAGGGGGGTGGGAGAGGAGACGAGCAGCTGAATTCtggatgtgttgtagtttgtggATGTACCGTACTGGATGCGGTTGAAGTGGTCCAGtcgagaggtgatgaaggcgtggatgaGTGTTTCTGCGGCTGAAGAGCATAGGGAGGAGCGTAGACGATGAAACAAGACGTTTTTTGTGATGTGCTTGACGTGGCGTTCAAAGGAAAGGGTTGAATAAAAGACGACACCaaggttacagatgtgtgtgtgtggaagcaggaaCAGTGGTAGAGGGAGTTGTGGTGCAATTTGTTTAGTGATTTGGGGCCAATAATAATTTCAGATTTGTGTTTGAGGAAGTTGGCTTGCATCCAGGTAAATGAGACTTTCTTGACATACTAAATGAGACTTTCTTGACGTCCTAAATGAGACTTTCTTGACGTCCTAAATGAGACTTCCTTGACGTCCTAAATGAGACTTTCTTGACGTCCTAAATGAGACTTTCTTGACGTCCTAAATGAGACTTTCTTGACGTCCTAAATGAGACTTTCTTGACGTCCTAAATGAGACTTTCTTGACGTCCTAAATGAGACTTTCTTGACGTACTAAATGAGACTTTCTTGACGTCCTAAATGAGACTTCCTTGACATCCTAAATGAGACATTCTTGACGTCCTAAATGAGACTTCCTTGACATCCTAAATGAGACTTTCTTGACGTCCTAAATGAGACTTCCTTGACGTCCTAAATGAGACTTTCTTGACGTCCTAAATGAGACTTTCTTGACGTCCTAAATGAGACTTTCTCGACGTCCTAAATGAGACTTTCTTGACATACTAAATGAGACTTTCTTGACGTCCTAAATGAGACTTTCTCGACGTGCAAAATTGTCTTTGAAATTGGCAAACATCATACGTATAATTCACGGCACAATTCAAACAGGATCAAATAatcatttgtctctctctctgtcgacAACCTATATATCTGTTTCCATGGCGGTCCACTCTAAATTCAGATCTGCCCTCAGTCCAACATGAGAGGATGAAGTAGCTGAGCTGCCCCGAGGGCTTGTCAACTAAGTTCagtttaaacaaaacaagtgtgtTTATTGGATTGAATCCTGAGTTGTTAAAACGATTTGAGGATATTTCCCCTTTGAAGCATAGTTCATTATAAAAGACATGCCTTAAATGTAATCTGTAACTTATTTGACTCGAAGAGCTTAGTTATATAGTCTATATTTGAGATGTTTTTATCAGTGCATGTGTCACAGTGGATATCCCTTGTGTCCCACTGCATGTCGAGGTAATTGAACACTGCGGTTGATTGGCTCCCCAGTGTTGTGTTGCTCATCGGCaggaacatggaggagacaCTGATTAGCTCCTGAGGGGGAAGCCTTCCACTGACCTGGGAGATGGATCCACAGGATAAAGTAGATGCAATTTTTAACTACGCGGTCTCAGATCCTGCACAATATAGTGCGAAACGTGTTGCACGTCTTGGCACCGTGCATTGTGTCAACTTTTATGATGCATGATATAAGCAGGATAATCCAGTTCTTGTGATTGTACTGTTTCACTCTTTTGTTGAAAATGATtcagaatgaacacacaaaaCACCTGTTCTTATGATCATGTGACTCAAAGTGTATTCAGAGTAGAGTGTGCACAGAAaaatatacacacgcacattaCATGTACTCTGTTTGGTTTCTACTTTCTAATATATGCATTGTATATACGTGCAGCAGCATTATGCATGTGATGCCCTCTCATGTCACTGTCCTTTTTATAGGCGAATCCCACGAGACCACCTGACCTACTATTGAACACAATGAGGGACCCTCTCCCCCGTTGTACAGTAACATGCAAACGTGTAAACGCTCACACCATTCTCCAGTTTttctcctctgacctcttttctttccccttcaCTCCAAATAGATAGATTTCCTTGCTTGTCCTCTAATGACCTCCATTTGAAACAGCTTTTAttagcagcatcagcagcatgaTAAAGTGTGACCAAGAACCAGTTGTGTGAGTACGAGTGTCATATTTTAGAACAAAAGGCAATGCTCATTAATATAAAAATCATTCCTAAAAGTATAGTTCGGTCAAAgttcactgtgacctcacgCCCCCTCCCATTATCTCGAACATGATgtgatttgattacatttttagtCGTCGAAGCCCACCGTGTCCTCCCATAGTTCATAACCTAATTATGACCGTTTCAGACAAACATCTAAAAGCATACAACGACTTGGATGTAAGCGGCAGCATCACGGCTTGGCGGAGGCATACAATGGCTGTGATTCTAGATTTTAACCTGGAAAAACCCCAAAGTTGTTTCTGTCTCAGTCACAAACTGTAGCTAAATTTGAAATGTCTTTGGGTAGCTTGCAAAGAGAATAATGCATTATTCAGCCGTGGTGCATAGCGCTGAAGGGCAGCAGCGATGTGGGAGGATCGTGAGTCAGGGTGTATGTACTTGGGCATGCTTTAATTGTTGAAATGTGTGATCCTGCACATGAGGTGTGTTAGATTATTTTTAGTAAACCATCCCAATGTCCTCAATCTGGGTTCATATCAATGTTATTTACATATAATCCTTTttcatgctgctgatgctgcctAAGGATGGCAACGTCTTATTGTTTGTTGGGTTGTTTGTAAGTCTGTTTATCCATCGGTCAACATGAAGAGTACAGCTACTGGTCAAATGTCCacgtaattattattattatggttccCTGGGAAATATCTTCTCATAATTCTGGTGACaccttttacatttatatagcGTCATTGTTCTGTGTGAGGGACCATGCTGGCAGGCATGAGAATCACAGGtgggtttaaaaataaatacatttaaccaCAAAAAGATGACAACGTACAAAAAATTAGCAACAAAGTTCTCGGCCTGCAAAGGAGGTCGACTAAATATGACTTTGCTCAAGCTAAAAGATAAACTGAACAAACTTTAACGGGCTACGAAATACAAAACCTCACCTAACAAACTGAAGACAAAAGGGTTACATTCTGTACGTAATTAATGATCAAATCTTTTCAAGGAAATTGgtaacaaagacaaataaactgcaaataaaacaaaacaggacaacaagtttattaacataaatatttaaataattatacataacaaaaaacaccaacaagCAACTTCACTCGAAACAAATATCCCAAAACTTCAAATCTCTATCTCCACCCCATGATGTCACGGACACTTCCTGTATTTACCCGTCTGATTGAACTGGGGGCATCTTTTGCTCCAGCCTGCCAACAtgtccctccagcagcagccacaACCAGCTGTGGCGCCCTTTGCACTGGTAACGCCAAGAAATAGAAAGAAGTATGAGTTCATTCAAACTTCTCAAAAGACAAACTAAATTGTGACCGTACAGAAGTTAACTAAACGCGCAAGAATGTACTGCCAACACTAAATACAGAATCTTTTTGGTAGTCCAAAGGCACTGTGACTTTTGACAGTGAGGTAAAAGGTCACAGTGCCAATGCTATATCGGAATAACTTTATTCTCGATAAATTAAGACATACCATTAAACATCAGAAACGGATTCAGTCGGTAAAACAAAAACCCACCAAACGTAAACACAAGTGACAAAAAGACCATTGTTGGGCCAAACAAACGCACAGCATTGGGCTGCGCATGTCATGTATTTTCAAGATGATAAAAGCTGATTTAATTGTTGGCATAGTGTAGctctgcattttaaaatgccACAGTGGTGTTTTTGTACTTGAGCGTTCTCGCGACCTCTTTTCGATGGTctctgaattatttatttacatcctGATTGCTTATagaaaaactaaagaaaaaccCCACACGTCAAAATGATCCCCTGCGATGCCTTTTGAATGCTTGATCGACACATATCTCATGATGCATTTGTTCATAGATACAGAAAATATGGCACCAAACAAAAAAGGTGAATGAGGATGAATTTTGGTTTTCTGTGGCAATTTCTTCTTATTTCAGATCAATTTGAGAAGTGCCTACGGTTTGCATGTTCCACATTTTGTGGGAAATGTGTGTCATGTGGCACTGGGCTCAGTATGATCTCGTCTCAGTCTGGATGCTCTGGGTCTTTACATTACAAAAGCCCTTTTTCATGCAACAGAATAATCCCTCAAATGTATAATGTTTGAACAAAAGTGTCTCAAATGAACCAGAAGCATCGCCCCTCGGGCCCCTCGGGCCCTTGGCTCCCTGCGTAGACGGATACAGGGAGCAGAATAACCCTCAATCATAACAATTTTACTTTGCACCGACGGAAATGTGTTTGGTGATGTTTTTCTCCGTACCTTCTCCTCAGGTGAAGAAATTGTCCAGCTGTCTGGACCCCGACTCTCACGGGAGGGTCAACTTCAAAGACTTCTGCCGCGGTGTGCTCACCATGAAAGGTGAGAGTGTGTGAAGGCTGAGCGAGTACATCGTGTCTCTTTTAGAGGACACACTTGTAGCTTTGGGAATAGTTTAGCACAGGCTATTTATATCAACTTATATTTCCTACAATAATCCAAATGTACTTGTGCTACACTGGAGCAAAACATTTTCAGCCTTGCCATCAGTCTTCCCTGGCATCCCTGGAGCAAACTGACTGATGGCAAACCTCTACAAGTTGGTGATGTATTTCACAGCAGCGTTCGGGAGACACTTCTACAAAACATGTAGCTGGTTAGCTAAAGAATGCTCCCCCTGCTAAACCAAGTGGAACTAAGGATCGTTTATGCCAACTCATCATATTTTACTGGGTCTGTTGTCTTTGTATTCGGCCCAGACTGGGAGTCTGTGTAAAACCAGGTCAGCTTACCCTCGACAGCACACCAGGCCAACCAGGACACAGGAGGGGACAGAACCCAGTAAGAGGGGCAACACATCGGGTTTCTAgtagaagaaaataataaagaatgAGGTCATTGACAATGTGAAGTACTCATGTGAAGTGCCATGATATTCTCACACCTGTCATACTGCATTACCTGGTCAC is a genomic window containing:
- the LOC117739392 gene encoding rab11 family-interacting protein 4A-like translates to MEGGFTPQPERLLTFVRKLKEVFDACDSDSDGFIRPEHFVQLGSQFGQAEQVKKLSSCLDPDSHGRVNFKDFCRGVLTMKAHQANQDTGGDRTQ